One window of the Georgenia sp. TF02-10 genome contains the following:
- a CDS encoding GTPase domain-containing protein, whose product MTDLRPRRTGLRAVPAAFGRGRERLTGVFQHRYPTVAVTGMTGVGKSELVDHLSGRARSDGVPDAGSAVMERRTRRSRRLRGFRFRVVPGENAATRLGALDEVFHDDPVDGVLHVVANGHATGRRPAGTTGTVEVAREEQLARELEDWTVTAHRIASMAVRRGTPTWLVVVVTKVDLYPDQVEEVVRSYSPGSGTPFGDRLDELRALAGGAKLSVDVLPVCSHLAAGSPVTPKQRDAYLAALEARMAQLAGHV is encoded by the coding sequence ATGACCGACCTGCGACCACGGCGTACCGGCCTGCGCGCCGTGCCCGCCGCGTTCGGCCGCGGCCGCGAGCGCCTCACCGGCGTGTTCCAGCACCGCTACCCGACGGTGGCCGTCACCGGCATGACGGGCGTCGGCAAGAGCGAGCTCGTCGACCACCTCAGCGGGCGGGCGCGCTCCGACGGCGTCCCCGACGCCGGCTCGGCGGTGATGGAGCGGCGAACCCGCCGCAGCCGCCGGCTGCGCGGCTTCCGGTTCCGCGTCGTGCCGGGCGAGAACGCCGCCACCCGCCTCGGCGCGCTCGACGAGGTGTTCCACGACGACCCGGTCGACGGCGTGCTGCACGTGGTGGCCAACGGGCACGCGACCGGGCGCCGCCCCGCGGGTACGACGGGCACGGTCGAGGTCGCGCGGGAGGAGCAGCTCGCTCGCGAGCTGGAGGACTGGACGGTCACCGCGCACCGGATCGCCTCGATGGCCGTCCGCCGCGGCACCCCGACCTGGCTGGTCGTCGTGGTGACCAAGGTCGACCTCTACCCCGACCAGGTCGAGGAGGTCGTGCGCTCCTACTCGCCGGGCAGCGGCACGCCGTTCGGCGACCGGCTCGACGAGCTCCGCGCCCTCGCCGGCGGCGCCAAGCTCTCCGTCGACGTGCTGCCCGTCTGCAGCCACCTCGCCGCGGGCAGCCCGGTCACGCCGAAGCAGCGCGACGCCTACCTCGCCGCGCTCGAGGCGCGGATGGCGCAGCTGGCCGGCCACGTCTGA
- a CDS encoding DASS family sodium-coupled anion symporter, whose translation MTTTREPRPAPGRRTDVDKAFLDNATYRSLGEQRLSPQEERFEKARRTSGLVLAPLVTVTALLVPFDLPDDQHALAAVLLGVVVLWVTEPVPIPVGGFIGVGAVVLLGVVSADEALAPFGSSTVFTFIGAFILAQAMLKHGLAKRFAMFILGLPGVGRSTFRVVIAFGVITCLLSAFVSNTATVAMLLPTAIGLLAVIAKLMQARGVVEEDFDPLRLRVGVALMLMLAYGASVGGLLTPVGSPPNLIGRELIEEATGETITFLDWMLTAAPICALMFVALAIVLLALNRPEIRRLEGVEEWVADERRELGSFSVAERNTLVAFVVTVVLWITPGVVALVAGAESSAYTTVSERLDEGVVAVLGASLLFLLPTDWGSREFTLRWSDAARIDWGTVVLFGTGIIFGSLLESTGLAETIGNGSYDALGLSSTFAITVFAVVLAIVISETTSNTASASVVVPIIIPIAVAAGVDPFVPALAATFAASFGFMLPVSTPQNAVVYGSGVVPITKMIRSGISFDVLGAILIVLLLPLLVSLVGIG comes from the coding sequence ATGACCACGACCCGCGAACCGCGGCCGGCCCCGGGCCGTCGCACCGACGTCGACAAGGCGTTCCTCGACAACGCGACCTACCGCTCGCTCGGGGAGCAGCGGCTCAGCCCGCAGGAGGAGCGGTTCGAGAAGGCCCGCCGCACGAGCGGGCTGGTGCTCGCGCCGCTCGTGACCGTGACGGCCCTGCTCGTCCCGTTCGACCTCCCCGACGACCAGCACGCGCTGGCGGCCGTCCTGCTCGGCGTGGTCGTGCTGTGGGTGACCGAGCCGGTGCCGATCCCCGTCGGCGGCTTCATCGGCGTCGGCGCGGTCGTGCTGCTCGGCGTCGTCAGCGCCGACGAGGCGCTGGCCCCCTTCGGGTCGTCGACCGTCTTCACCTTCATCGGCGCCTTCATCCTCGCCCAGGCGATGCTCAAGCACGGGCTGGCGAAACGGTTCGCCATGTTCATCCTCGGCCTGCCCGGGGTCGGCCGCTCCACGTTCCGCGTGGTCATCGCGTTCGGAGTGATCACCTGCCTGCTGTCGGCGTTCGTCTCCAACACCGCCACCGTGGCGATGCTGCTGCCGACCGCCATCGGGCTGTTGGCGGTGATCGCCAAGCTGATGCAGGCCCGCGGCGTCGTCGAGGAGGACTTCGACCCCCTCCGGTTGCGCGTCGGCGTCGCCCTCATGCTGATGCTGGCCTACGGCGCCAGCGTCGGCGGGCTGCTGACGCCGGTCGGGTCGCCGCCGAACCTGATCGGCCGCGAGCTGATCGAGGAGGCCACCGGCGAGACGATCACCTTCCTCGACTGGATGCTCACCGCGGCGCCGATCTGCGCGCTGATGTTCGTGGCGCTCGCGATCGTGCTGCTCGCCCTCAACCGGCCGGAGATCCGGCGGCTCGAGGGGGTCGAGGAGTGGGTCGCCGACGAGCGCCGCGAGCTCGGCTCGTTCTCGGTCGCCGAGCGCAACACCCTGGTCGCGTTCGTCGTGACGGTCGTGCTGTGGATCACCCCCGGCGTCGTCGCGCTCGTCGCCGGCGCCGAGTCGTCGGCGTACACCACCGTCAGCGAGCGGCTGGACGAGGGCGTGGTCGCCGTGCTCGGCGCGTCGCTGCTGTTCCTGCTCCCCACCGACTGGGGCAGCCGCGAGTTCACCCTGCGTTGGAGCGACGCCGCCCGGATCGACTGGGGCACCGTGGTGCTCTTCGGCACCGGCATCATCTTCGGCTCGCTGCTCGAGAGCACCGGTCTCGCCGAGACCATCGGCAACGGCTCCTACGACGCGCTCGGGCTGTCGAGCACGTTCGCGATCACGGTGTTCGCCGTCGTGCTGGCGATCGTCATCTCGGAGACGACGAGCAACACCGCGTCGGCCTCGGTCGTGGTGCCGATCATCATCCCGATCGCGGTGGCCGCCGGGGTGGACCCGTTCGTGCCGGCGCTCGCAGCGACGTTCGCCGCGTCGTTCGGCTTCATGCTCCCGGTGTCGACCCCGCAGAACGCCGTCGTCTACGGGTCGGGCGTCGTGCCGATCACGAAGATGATCCGCTCGGGCATCTCCTTCGACGTCCTCGGCGCGATCCTGATCGTCCTGCTCCTGCCGCTGCTGGTGTCGCTGGTCGGGATCGGGTGA
- a CDS encoding zinc-dependent alcohol dehydrogenase: MKAVCFEGPTKVGVHDVPDPQILNDRDAIVRVTSTAICGSDLHLYDGYVPMVEPGDIFGHEFMGEVVELGSAVTNLQVGDRVVVPFPIACGGCRSCERGLWSLCENSNPNAGLAEKLMGHSPAGLFGYSHLLGGYPGGQAEYVRVPFADVGPMKIDDDLTDEQVLFLTDVLPTGYMAAEMCGIEPGDVVAVWGAGPVGQFAAVSARLLGASDVIVVDRVPERLAMAEDKAGATTVNFEETNVLLELRELTAGRGPDHCIEAVGMEAHGDFTAVHLYDKAKQLMKLQTERPQAIREAILACGNGGTVSMVGVYGGMVDKFPLGSVMNRSLTIRTGQTHVHRYLRPLLEHVRNGDIDPTYIISHRMPLTEAPEAYDMFKHKSDECTKVVLTP, translated from the coding sequence GTGAAGGCGGTCTGCTTCGAGGGACCCACCAAGGTCGGCGTCCACGACGTTCCCGACCCGCAGATCCTCAACGACCGGGACGCGATCGTCCGCGTCACCAGCACGGCGATCTGCGGCTCCGACCTCCACCTCTACGACGGCTACGTGCCGATGGTCGAGCCCGGCGACATCTTCGGCCACGAGTTCATGGGCGAGGTCGTCGAGCTGGGCTCCGCAGTGACGAACCTGCAGGTCGGCGACCGGGTCGTCGTGCCGTTCCCGATCGCGTGCGGCGGCTGCCGCTCGTGCGAGCGCGGCCTCTGGTCCCTGTGCGAGAACTCCAACCCCAACGCCGGCCTCGCCGAGAAGCTCATGGGCCACTCGCCGGCCGGGCTGTTCGGCTACTCGCACCTGCTCGGCGGCTACCCCGGCGGACAGGCCGAGTACGTGCGGGTCCCGTTCGCCGACGTCGGCCCGATGAAGATCGACGACGACCTGACCGACGAGCAGGTGCTGTTCCTGACCGACGTGCTCCCGACCGGCTACATGGCCGCCGAGATGTGCGGCATCGAGCCCGGCGACGTCGTCGCGGTGTGGGGTGCGGGCCCGGTCGGCCAGTTCGCCGCCGTCAGCGCGCGGCTGCTCGGCGCGTCCGACGTCATCGTCGTCGACCGGGTGCCCGAGCGGCTGGCGATGGCGGAGGACAAGGCCGGCGCGACCACGGTGAACTTCGAGGAGACCAACGTCCTCCTCGAGCTGCGCGAGCTCACCGCCGGCCGCGGCCCCGACCACTGCATCGAGGCGGTCGGCATGGAGGCCCACGGCGACTTCACCGCCGTCCACCTCTACGACAAGGCCAAGCAGCTGATGAAGCTGCAGACCGAGCGGCCGCAGGCCATCCGGGAGGCGATCCTCGCCTGCGGCAACGGCGGCACCGTCTCGATGGTCGGCGTCTACGGCGGGATGGTCGACAAGTTCCCGCTGGGCTCGGTGATGAACCGGTCGCTGACGATCCGGACCGGGCAGACCCACGTCCACCGCTACCTGCGGCCGCTGCTCGAGCACGTCCGCAACGGCGACATCGACCCGACGTACATCATCAGCCACCGGATGCCGCTGACCGAGGCGCCCGAGGCCTACGACATGTTCAAGCACAAGTCCGACGAGTGCACGAAGGTGGTCCTCACGCCCTGA
- a CDS encoding FadR/GntR family transcriptional regulator — protein MRLLSGDARDALLTPLGDAGRSEEVARRLGSAIALGLIEDGEQLPSESQLAATLNVSTVTLRDALADLRQRGLVETRRGRGGGSFVRMSQAALAALSRERLGEIGVSDLRELGDLHAMAAGTAARLAAERASATELARLRDLAARMGDARDATDLHRLEGRYYIEMAAAAQSARLTRLEIEIQGDLAQVMWRLRPDRSAGSVAAERAAVVEAVARHDGDRARALTEAQVAEDTRLLIEDHITMTRSTAS, from the coding sequence GTGCGACTGCTCTCCGGCGACGCCCGCGACGCGCTCCTCACCCCGCTGGGCGACGCCGGGCGGAGCGAGGAGGTCGCCCGCCGCCTCGGCAGCGCGATCGCCCTCGGACTGATCGAGGACGGGGAGCAGCTGCCGTCGGAGTCGCAGCTGGCCGCGACCCTGAACGTCTCGACGGTGACGCTGCGCGACGCCCTCGCCGACCTGCGCCAGCGGGGCCTGGTGGAGACCCGTCGCGGGCGCGGCGGGGGCAGCTTCGTCCGGATGTCGCAGGCGGCGCTGGCCGCGCTGTCGCGCGAGCGGCTGGGCGAGATCGGCGTGAGCGACCTGCGCGAGCTCGGCGACCTGCACGCCATGGCCGCCGGCACCGCGGCCCGGCTCGCCGCCGAACGGGCCTCGGCCACCGAGCTCGCCCGGCTCCGCGACCTGGCCGCGCGGATGGGCGACGCGCGGGACGCCACCGACCTCCACCGGCTGGAGGGCCGGTACTACATCGAGATGGCCGCGGCGGCGCAGTCGGCGCGCCTCACGCGGCTCGAGATCGAGATCCAGGGCGACCTGGCCCAGGTGATGTGGCGCCTGCGCCCCGACCGGTCGGCCGGCTCCGTGGCGGCCGAGCGGGCAGCCGTCGTCGAGGCGGTGGCCCGGCACGACGGCGACCGCGCCCGGGCGCTGACCGAGGCCCAGGTCGCCGAGGACACCCGCCTCCTGATCGAGGACCACATCACGATGACCCGGTCGACCGCGAGCTGA
- a CDS encoding FAD-binding oxidoreductase encodes MTIQVERLDEVVAALRTVLADDQILTSKADRLNRARVPAPFPVHRWAERMPDLAVLPTSTEQVAGVVRVANDLRVPVVPRDGGTGLTDGAVPLRGGIVIDVKRMNQVKEIDLDNRTATVGTGINMLKLNEELARHGLFYPDNPASYPCSLVGGRIGTSGWSLIGARYGHTRDLVLSFDHVLPTGEVMHVGDGIGHKVSKSSSGYQLKHLFMGHQGTLGIATEATLKLYPKPEAELSPFWAFDNYDDAYRCVGALARAGVATFAGAVLFDEWKVAYLRRDDEAYIPQPGDVRALVCAVMYGYEDEVRP; translated from the coding sequence ATGACGATCCAGGTCGAGCGCCTCGACGAGGTGGTCGCCGCCCTGCGCACGGTCCTCGCCGACGACCAGATCCTCACCTCCAAGGCCGACCGCCTCAACCGTGCCCGGGTGCCGGCGCCGTTCCCCGTCCACCGCTGGGCGGAGCGGATGCCCGACCTGGCGGTGCTGCCCACCAGCACCGAGCAGGTCGCCGGCGTGGTCCGCGTCGCCAACGACCTCCGGGTGCCGGTGGTGCCCCGCGACGGCGGCACCGGACTCACCGACGGCGCCGTGCCGCTGCGCGGCGGGATCGTGATCGACGTCAAGCGGATGAACCAGGTCAAGGAGATCGACCTCGACAACCGCACCGCCACCGTCGGCACCGGCATCAACATGCTCAAGCTCAACGAGGAGCTGGCGCGGCACGGGCTGTTCTACCCCGACAACCCCGCGTCGTACCCCTGCTCCCTGGTTGGTGGCCGGATCGGCACCAGCGGGTGGTCGCTGATCGGGGCGCGCTACGGCCACACCCGCGACCTGGTGCTCAGCTTCGACCACGTGCTGCCCACCGGCGAGGTCATGCACGTCGGCGACGGCATCGGCCACAAGGTCAGCAAGTCCTCGAGCGGCTACCAGCTCAAGCACCTCTTCATGGGCCACCAGGGCACGCTCGGCATCGCCACGGAGGCGACCCTCAAGCTCTACCCGAAGCCGGAGGCCGAGCTCTCGCCGTTCTGGGCGTTCGACAACTACGACGACGCCTACCGCTGCGTCGGGGCGCTCGCCCGGGCGGGGGTCGCGACGTTCGCCGGCGCCGTGCTGTTCGACGAGTGGAAGGTGGCCTACCTGCGCCGCGACGACGAGGCCTACATCCCCCAGCCCGGCGACGTCCGCGCCCTCGTCTGCGCGGTGATGTACGGCTACGAGGACGAGGTGCGGCCGG
- a CDS encoding FMN-binding glutamate synthase family protein gives MKRRWVLGPLAAVGAVAVRDLVQRDHAILRNFPVVGHARFLLESVGPELRQYIVAGNDEERPFSRDQRRWVYASAKLQNNYFGFGTDNDLEHSSGNVIVHHRTFGEEHPTHGAVGQEARLPAAKLLGGARGRRHAFRPASVVNISGMSFGSLSGPAIEALNRGAAAAGCLHNTGEGAVSPYHRSGGELVFQIGTAYFGCRDEHGRFSLPRLKELVERAPVRALEIKLSQGAKPGLGGVLPAAKVSREIAETRGVPMGQDCLSPSRHAEFHDVDSLLDFVEMLAAETGLPVGIKSAVGDLGFWHELTDLMARGDRGVDFVDIDGGEGGTGASPLIFTDAVSLPFRLGFARVYAEFARRGLAEDVVFVGAGKLGLPDNAVVAFALGADLVNVGREAMLAAGCIQAQRCHTGGCPTGVATQNPWLTRGLDPVTKGDRVASYVRTLRRDLLKIAETCGVAHPGLIGPESVEVLDTLADGRLLADVYGYEPGWGQPSAADRAAITRIMAATDEAEAQTEGPPETAEEGEPQDALGGELPHTEG, from the coding sequence GTGAAGAGGCGTTGGGTGCTGGGGCCGCTGGCGGCGGTGGGAGCGGTCGCGGTGCGCGACCTGGTGCAGCGTGACCACGCCATCCTGCGCAACTTCCCCGTCGTGGGGCACGCCCGCTTCCTGCTCGAGTCGGTGGGGCCGGAGCTGCGGCAGTACATCGTGGCGGGCAACGACGAGGAGCGGCCGTTCAGCCGCGACCAGCGCCGGTGGGTCTACGCGTCGGCGAAGCTGCAGAACAACTACTTCGGCTTCGGCACCGACAACGACCTGGAGCACTCCTCCGGCAACGTGATCGTGCACCACCGGACCTTCGGCGAGGAGCACCCGACCCACGGCGCCGTGGGCCAGGAGGCCCGGCTGCCGGCGGCGAAGTTGCTCGGCGGTGCGCGCGGCCGCCGGCACGCCTTCCGGCCGGCCTCGGTCGTCAACATCTCCGGCATGAGCTTCGGCTCGCTGTCGGGGCCGGCGATCGAGGCACTCAACCGGGGCGCCGCCGCTGCCGGGTGCCTGCACAACACCGGCGAGGGCGCCGTGTCGCCGTACCACCGCTCCGGCGGCGAGCTGGTCTTCCAGATCGGCACCGCCTACTTCGGCTGCCGCGACGAGCACGGCCGGTTCAGCCTCCCGCGGCTGAAGGAGCTCGTCGAGCGGGCCCCCGTGCGAGCGCTGGAGATCAAGCTCAGCCAAGGCGCGAAGCCGGGGCTCGGCGGCGTGCTCCCGGCGGCGAAGGTCTCCCGCGAGATCGCCGAGACCCGCGGCGTCCCGATGGGCCAGGACTGCCTGAGCCCGTCGCGGCACGCGGAGTTCCACGACGTCGACTCGCTGCTCGACTTCGTGGAGATGCTCGCCGCGGAGACCGGGCTGCCGGTGGGCATCAAGTCGGCGGTCGGCGACCTCGGCTTCTGGCACGAGCTCACCGACCTGATGGCGCGGGGCGACCGCGGCGTCGACTTCGTCGACATCGACGGCGGCGAGGGCGGCACCGGCGCGTCGCCGCTGATCTTCACCGACGCGGTCTCGCTGCCCTTCCGCCTCGGCTTCGCCCGGGTGTACGCCGAGTTCGCGCGGCGCGGGCTCGCTGAGGACGTGGTGTTCGTCGGGGCCGGCAAGCTCGGCCTGCCCGACAACGCCGTCGTCGCGTTCGCGCTCGGCGCCGACCTCGTCAACGTCGGCCGCGAGGCGATGCTCGCCGCCGGCTGCATCCAGGCCCAGCGGTGCCACACCGGCGGCTGCCCGACCGGCGTGGCCACCCAGAACCCGTGGCTCACCCGCGGCCTCGACCCGGTGACCAAGGGCGACCGGGTCGCCAGCTACGTGCGCACGCTCCGTCGCGACCTGCTCAAGATCGCCGAGACCTGCGGGGTCGCCCACCCGGGCCTGATCGGGCCGGAGTCGGTCGAGGTGCTCGACACGCTCGCCGACGGTCGGCTGCTGGCCGACGTCTACGGCTACGAGCCGGGGTGGGGGCAGCCGTCGGCCGCCGACCGCGCCGCGATCACCCGGATCATGGCGGCCACCGACGAGGCGGAGGCGCAGACCGAGGGACCGCCGGAGACCGCCGAGGAGGGCGAGCCGCAGGACGCGCTGGGGGGCGAGCTGCCGCACACCGAGGGGTGA
- a CDS encoding SRPBCC family protein gives MQPPENRTRRLATGLGWTSLALGAAPLLAPQAVARMAGVDDDPRSTLVIRAVGARELVHAAALLGGPAGAVWTRVGGDALDLAVLASAARSRHGDRRTRVMTTLGVVAGITAVDLYAAARTRRAQHGGDRPGPLELSASVTVNRSQEDVYAFWRSLENLPRFMLHLQSVEDLGGGRSRWRANAPLRRRSVEWDAEITSEEPGKRLAWKSLPGADVANAGTVHFGPTPDGRSTEVKVVLHYDVPGGRVGRAVARLLGENPVQQVRDDLRRFKQVMETGDVVRTEALPQGTDARHQVLQRPGHALKGGAR, from the coding sequence ATGCAACCACCGGAGAACCGGACCCGACGCCTCGCCACGGGGCTCGGCTGGACCAGCCTCGCCCTCGGCGCGGCACCGCTGCTCGCCCCGCAGGCCGTCGCCCGGATGGCGGGCGTCGACGACGACCCCCGGTCGACACTCGTGATCCGCGCGGTCGGCGCCCGCGAGCTGGTGCACGCCGCCGCGCTGCTGGGCGGCCCCGCGGGGGCCGTCTGGACCCGGGTCGGCGGCGACGCCCTCGACCTCGCCGTGCTGGCCTCGGCCGCCCGCTCCCGCCACGGCGACCGCCGTACGCGGGTGATGACGACGCTCGGCGTCGTCGCCGGGATCACCGCGGTCGACCTCTACGCCGCCGCGCGCACCCGACGCGCGCAGCACGGTGGCGACCGGCCCGGCCCGCTCGAGCTCTCGGCGTCGGTCACCGTCAACCGGAGCCAGGAGGACGTCTACGCCTTCTGGCGGTCGCTGGAGAACCTGCCGCGGTTCATGCTGCACCTGCAGTCCGTCGAGGACCTGGGCGGCGGCCGCTCCCGGTGGCGCGCCAACGCCCCGCTGCGCCGGCGCAGCGTCGAGTGGGACGCCGAGATCACCAGCGAGGAGCCGGGCAAGCGGCTGGCCTGGAAGTCGCTCCCGGGCGCCGACGTCGCCAACGCCGGCACGGTGCACTTCGGGCCGACACCCGACGGCCGGAGCACCGAGGTGAAGGTCGTGCTGCACTACGACGTCCCGGGCGGGCGGGTCGGCCGCGCCGTGGCCCGGCTGCTCGGCGAGAACCCGGTCCAGCAGGTGCGCGACGACCTGCGCCGGTTCAAGCAGGTGATGGAGACCGGCGACGTCGTGCGCACCGAGGCGCTGCCCCAGGGCACCGACGCCCGCCACCAGGTGCTCCAGCGACCCGGCCACGCACTGAAGGGAGGCGCCCGGTGA
- a CDS encoding cache domain-containing protein, which produces MTTTQAPDPALAISEAIEGIFATVAEVRRVTLARHAAATAAGRRFADEDVRALAPAYVDLLRAPGEVAVGLGIILEPGTLADHPLRLEWWQWSPQRDAPVPLEVDLHPDSVGFYDYAAAEWFAVPRRTRSRHVAGPYVDVHGTDGYMLTFTLPMEVDGRFLGVAGADVLVTRFESVVLGRLGSHAVLANEEGRVVVSTSSRWITGCLLPDDELPPAVPLPRLPWALVEAPA; this is translated from the coding sequence ATGACGACGACGCAGGCGCCCGACCCGGCCCTCGCCATCAGCGAGGCGATCGAGGGGATCTTCGCGACCGTGGCCGAGGTCCGGCGGGTCACGCTCGCGCGGCACGCGGCGGCCACCGCCGCCGGCCGGCGGTTCGCCGACGAGGACGTGCGCGCGCTCGCGCCGGCGTACGTCGACCTGCTGCGGGCCCCGGGCGAGGTCGCCGTCGGCCTCGGCATCATCCTCGAGCCCGGCACCCTGGCCGACCACCCGCTGCGGCTCGAGTGGTGGCAGTGGTCGCCCCAGCGCGACGCTCCCGTCCCCCTCGAGGTCGACCTGCACCCCGACAGCGTCGGCTTCTACGACTACGCGGCGGCGGAGTGGTTCGCCGTCCCCCGCCGCACCCGCAGCCGGCACGTCGCCGGCCCCTACGTCGACGTGCACGGCACCGACGGCTACATGCTGACGTTCACCCTCCCGATGGAGGTCGACGGCCGCTTCCTCGGCGTCGCCGGCGCCGACGTCCTGGTCACCCGGTTCGAGTCGGTGGTGCTCGGCCGGCTCGGCAGCCACGCCGTCCTCGCCAACGAGGAGGGCCGGGTCGTCGTCTCGACCTCGAGCCGCTGGATCACCGGGTGCCTTCTCCCGGACGACGAACTCCCTCCCGCCGTGCCGCTCCCCCGGCTCCCGTGGGCGTTGGTCGAGGCGCCCGCCTGA
- a CDS encoding (Fe-S)-binding protein, with amino-acid sequence MTQTESGRDGSSGPDALAAPFTPGMRDNPEELSQYVDTIVGQPLPLVDGSRSSTGATDGGPPTNGGPPAAATPEHEFAAEWRNAAYNCFSSGHKFCREVCPVMQVTRNESWAPTAFHANVVAMEKGEVSVADVAADYVNCTQCGACELRCPNTLFTGDFYRFRTRTVDVVKAVRALAVEQGVHQEGWRTWNARTDELTHEPVLGDTPVSQEHVRDWSAGLDLPIGGETVLFVDCEAAFYRTSVPRAVAQVLTMAGVEFGLMGEQWCCGGPAAEMGYVDQAKRFARHNLDNWRSTGTRRVLVLDPHDYISFTEDYPRYFGAEYDIEVVLVVELFAQLIREGRLTPSVPVERTVTYHDPCRLNKRKGIWKEPREILRAIPGLTFNDVDRVTQWSYCSGGGGGLPIEKPELTERISANRLEKAAGLGVDTLVSACPWSERPLSAAGESRSIDVVDIHELLAASLGIEVGGTTHGGAS; translated from the coding sequence ATGACCCAGACCGAGAGCGGGCGGGACGGCTCCAGCGGCCCGGACGCCCTGGCGGCGCCGTTCACCCCGGGGATGCGCGACAACCCCGAGGAGCTGTCGCAGTACGTCGACACGATCGTGGGGCAGCCGCTGCCGCTCGTCGACGGCTCGCGCTCGTCGACGGGCGCCACCGACGGCGGCCCGCCGACCAACGGCGGACCACCCGCGGCCGCGACGCCGGAGCATGAGTTCGCCGCGGAGTGGCGCAACGCGGCGTACAACTGCTTCTCCTCCGGCCACAAGTTCTGCCGCGAGGTGTGCCCGGTCATGCAGGTCACCCGCAACGAGTCGTGGGCGCCGACCGCCTTCCACGCCAACGTCGTGGCGATGGAGAAGGGCGAGGTCTCCGTCGCCGACGTCGCGGCCGACTACGTCAACTGCACCCAGTGCGGCGCCTGCGAGCTGCGGTGTCCCAACACCCTGTTCACCGGCGACTTCTACCGGTTCCGCACCCGCACCGTCGACGTGGTCAAGGCGGTCCGGGCGCTCGCGGTCGAGCAGGGCGTGCACCAGGAGGGCTGGCGCACCTGGAACGCCCGCACCGACGAGCTCACCCACGAGCCGGTGCTCGGTGACACGCCGGTCAGCCAGGAGCACGTGCGTGACTGGAGCGCCGGCCTCGACCTGCCGATCGGCGGCGAGACCGTCCTGTTCGTCGACTGCGAGGCGGCGTTCTACCGCACGTCGGTGCCGCGCGCGGTCGCGCAGGTCCTCACCATGGCGGGCGTCGAGTTCGGGCTGATGGGCGAGCAGTGGTGCTGCGGCGGCCCGGCCGCCGAGATGGGGTACGTCGACCAGGCGAAGCGGTTCGCCCGGCACAACCTCGACAACTGGCGCTCGACCGGCACCCGGCGGGTGCTGGTGCTCGACCCGCACGACTACATCTCCTTCACCGAGGACTACCCGCGGTACTTCGGCGCGGAGTACGACATCGAGGTCGTGCTGGTCGTCGAGCTGTTCGCGCAGCTGATCAGGGAGGGGCGGCTCACGCCGTCGGTCCCCGTCGAGCGCACCGTCACCTACCACGACCCGTGCCGGCTCAACAAGCGGAAGGGGATCTGGAAGGAGCCGCGTGAGATCCTCCGCGCGATCCCGGGGCTGACCTTCAACGACGTCGACCGGGTGACCCAGTGGTCCTACTGCTCGGGCGGCGGCGGCGGGCTTCCGATCGAGAAGCCGGAGCTGACCGAGCGGATCTCGGCCAACCGGCTGGAGAAGGCGGCCGGCCTCGGCGTCGACACGCTGGTGAGCGCGTGCCCGTGGTCGGAGCGGCCGCTGTCGGCCGCCGGCGAGAGCCGGTCGATCGACGTGGTCGACATCCACGAGCTGCTCGCCGCCTCGCTCGGCATCGAGGTGGGAGGCACGACCCACGGCGGTGCGTCATGA